One window of Heptranchias perlo isolate sHepPer1 chromosome 15, sHepPer1.hap1, whole genome shotgun sequence genomic DNA carries:
- the LOC137333051 gene encoding serpin H1-like, with the protein MEIKLVVLSLLHAVVTADPMMLKEHSPILADSTVNLAVNLYKTMIKDQQLSAENLLFSPVVVASSLGVMSLGAKDKTAKQVKSLLNINLHDDAFHPTFSELFNEVSNETARNTTWKIGSRLYGPSSVKFRDDFVQKSKTFYKHDHSKINFGDKRSSMQSINEWASQATGGKLGEITKDVPSTDGALFVNAMYFKPHWDEGFHHTMVDKRGFMMTRTHTVSVPMMHRTGLYNYYEDKTNNVQIVEMPLAHKYSSMIFIMTPYVEPLGRLEKLLTKEQLNTWFSKLQRHAIGISLPKVNIEVSHELQKHLQELGLTEAVDKNKADFSGITGKKDLHLSNMLHAAAIEWNIEGNPYDMNLHSHEELKSAKLFYVNHPYIFLVRDNKTNSILLIGKLVKPKVNNHDEL; encoded by the exons ATGGAGATTAAACTAGTAGTCCTAAGCCTGCTACATGCCGTAGTAACAGCAGATCCTATGATGCTGAAGGAACATAGTCCCATCCTGGCAGACAGCACAGTAAACCTGGCTGTCAATCTCTACAAGACCATGATCAAAGACCAGCAATTGTCAGCTGAGAACCTCCTCTTCTCACCCGTGGTGGTGGCTTCCTCCTTGGGAGTGATGTCTCTGGGTGCCAAAGATAAAACAGCCAAACAGGTGAAGTCCCTCCTTAACATCAACCTGCATGACGACGCTTTTCATCCTACTTTCTCAGAACTGTTTAATGAGGTCAGCAATGAAACTGCCCGCAACACTACTTGGAAGATTGGCAGCCGCCTCTATGGGCCTAGTTCAGTCAAATTCAGGGATGACTTTGTTCAGAAAAGCAAGACGTTCTACAAACATGATCATTCCAAGATTAACTTCGGAGACAAGAGGAGTTCAATGCAATCCATCAATGAATGGGCCTCTCAGGCAACAGGGGGAAAACTGGGAGAAATCACAAAGGATGTGCCTAGTACTGATGGTGCTTTGTTTGTCAATGCCATGTATTTCAAGC CTCACTGGGATGAAGGTTTCCATCATACCATGGTTGATAAAAGAGGTTTCATGATGACGAGAACCCATACTGTTTCTGTGCCTATGATGCACCGTACAG GATTGTATAACTACTATGAAGATAAGACTAATAACGTTCAGATTGTTGAGATGCCCCTGGCACACAAGTATTCCAGCATGATTTTCATAATGACACCTTATGTTGAACctctggggagactggagaagttatTGACCAAGGAACAGCTCAACACTTGGTTCAGCAAGCTGCAGAGACATGCAATTGGTATCTCTCTTCCCAAAGTCAACATTGAAGTCAGCCATGAGCTGCAG AAACATCTGCAGGAGCTGGGTCTGACTGAAGCTGTAGATAAGAACAAAGCTGATTTCTCAGGTATCACGGGCAAGAAGGACCTACACTTGTCCAACATGCTCCATGCTGCTGCTATTGAATGGAACATTGAAGGAAACCCTTATGACATGAACTTGCATTCTCATGAGGAACTGAAATCGGCCAAGCTCTTCTATGTAAACCACCCCTATATCTTTCTGGTCCGAGATAACAAAACTAACTCTATACTCCTCATTGGAAAGTTAGTCAAACCAAAAGTCAACAACCATGATGAGTTATAA